The genomic DNA TGCTGCCTCAATATCTGAGTAtctctgtttattttgttgATTTTCTATGCACCAACTCTCTCTATATATCCCCTTCTCACTGGGTTTGTCCATATGTAGCCCAGCTGCAATATAGCCTAACCAGTTCCCAACCGCCCTGCAAGCCACCTGCCGGACAGGCACGCAGGAATCATTAAGACTGTTTATCATGGCTTTGAAAATGTCAGGTTGGAGGGCACATTGTGTTAGAGGCCTGAATGGATCCAAATTTCCTAAAAATCTACACGTGGCAGCCCTGATCTGCTCATAGGAGTGAGCCAGTGCATGTTGCAGCACTGAGGTTTCTACATAAAGTTGCAGGGGGCAGGAGGGACAACGGGCTATCCGAGACAATAGAGTGAGGAGCTCCACAGCAGCTTCCCACAGAATTTCCAACTGCAGGAGTTCGGGGAGCAGAGAACTGGGAGTTCTGGTTGGAGGACTCTGATGGCTGGAGGCAGGAAGCTGGTCATCCCAGGATGGTGAGAAAAAGGAAGAAGCTGCTTTTGTGAGGTGGTCAATCGAGCGGTGGGGATCACACAGGAGCATGCGgctcagaagggagagaggcagCTCCAGTAGCTGAAGAGGAATGGTTTCAATTACctgcaaaagcacaaaaaacccaaaatcaCACAGAAAACTCACCACACATCAAACAGGCAACAACACTGCTCTCAAAAAAGTACAGACACATCCAGGTGAACAGTACTGCATGTCAGACATGAATGTAGTGCAAGAGTTATCCTGTGTTGCATCAGAGAACTATGTTTGTCGGTGAGATCTTTATTGGAGCAAAATAAGGCCCTGACCTGCAGGAGGCTTGTAACAATACCACAGCTGTCATACAACTGGAGAACTGTGGACAGCGTGTGTGGAGGCAGGTCCAGGGCGAATGGAAAACATAACAAGTGGCAGCTCAGTGTGGATAAAGTGTTGTGATCCAGATCCACCCTGGGTCTCCCAGGATTGTCCTTGGCAAACAAATTAAGACTGTAAGATATAAAAGAGGCTATTGTTAGCTCCTGGCATTGTAgctgattaattaattaattaattaagacATCTCAACACTAACCAGTCGGTGCCCAGCAGGCGACCAAGAGCGTACACACATTCTGATCCATCATCACAAAACAGAGGAATGCACAAATATGCATCCTTGCAGAAGGCAAACAGCAAAGCAGAGAGAAAGGAATACAGccctgtaacacacacacacacacacacacacacacacacacacacacacacacacacaaagaagtaAAGTTTGATTTTCTCATTAGAAGTGTTTTCAGACACCGTAGGTTTCATAGGATGAGTATAATTACCATTTGCTGAACAGAAGTCAGAGTCTGATGTTGCACCTTCTAGGGAAGCACCGATCTTTTTCCACAGATTCAGAAAGAAAACTGGATTTAAACCCGAGGGCAAAGGGCCATTCTCATGCTGTTTAAACAAGAAAGCACAGACATTTAGTACAGATATGCTGCTAATATCCACTCATTTACATGTTTATCCAAATTTCATCTGCAGTCTGACCTCATTAAGTGCATCTAGGAACAAAGACAGCAGGCCATCACAGAGTCCCCAACCAGAGGGTGGAGAAATGTGGGGCTGATaatgtagaaaaataaatggTTCACACATTTTCAGATCCCTTTAAGCTTTCATATTACTGCCAGGTTTACATGAGCTCCGTACCTCACATGGGTCCAAGACCAGAGTTTTCAGCAAGGATATTAGATGCTCCACATCAACTTCGACATCAACATTGTGTTGTGTGAAGAGAGACAAAACACAAGCAGCCAGAGGCTAAAAGACAGATAATCAAGTGTTTCACACAACAGACCAGCTCAAAAATATTACATGTAAAACATGCTGAACATGGCTGACGCTGTTGAAATATGTCAGTGGGTACTCACGACCAGACGACTGAGACTTGGTTGACTAAGAATTGTTTTGAAGGACATGGTGAACTCTTCCAAGCTAAGGTGTGAGAAGCAGATGGTGAGCTGCCATAGTTGGAATCACGTTTGTATGCGCTGAGTATttcacaaatgaacaaaatcagCTTCAGCGAAGAACAAAAAAGACTAATCAAACCTTTGTTCTTGTCTCACCCAGGCACAGTTCTTCTCCCAGTAGATCAGGACCACTGTGATCATTTCTTGCAGGACGGGGATACTCTGCTGGTGCTGAACAGGTGACAAAGTACAAAATAAGTGAGAAACACTGTTGCGGGATCAGTTCACTGGGAAACACTGTTTCAATCCAGAGTAGCAACCTTAATGAAATCTGAGCTTCCTACTGTATCCTGGATCAGGCCAAAGAGGACACGGGGTAGTCCAAGTTCAAGCCCAACGTGGTTCAACTTCTCAACCTCAGCAATCACAAGCAGATTATGTAGGACCCTCACTGGTTGCTGAATCTGCTGAACTTCTTTTACCACGCCCCCTTTTAGCTgtccaagaaaagaaaaaagagtagATACAAAACTGTTTTGAAGAAGGAGAAATTCACACCAAGTGAAACGCTGAAACAAATTACCTGAGCTTTAAATGCCTGGATCTTGGATTTAATCTGAGGTATAACGACACTGTAATCTAATATCTCTCTCTTTTGTCTGCTGGGATCTGATAGTTGGGCCAGATTCTCCCAGTATTCCTTGTTGTTTACATCCTGAAAGACCAAGAAATGACTGAGTGTCAGGTACAGTTGTGTTCAAAATAACAGCAGTCCAACATGACTAACCAGATCAATCAGTGTTTTTGGTATAAATCATATTATTACATGGCAAATAATTTATCAGTCGGTGTAGTAGAGTCAGAGAGACCCAATATTCATGATATGAATGCACCTGAGTCTGTGTAATTGAAGAATTAAGTGAAATGGGCGTGTTCAAAAATAatggcagtgtggagtccaatcagtgaggccactgattaTGTGAAGAAACAGATGTCATTTGTGTGGCCCTTATTTAAGGATGAAGCCAGCACATGTTGTACATGCATTTCTCTCTGAAAACCTGAGAAAGATGGGTCGTGCCAGACATTGTTCAGAAGAACACCGTGCTTTAATCAAAACGTTGATTGGAGAGGGGAAAACGTACAAAGAAGTGCAGAAAATTATAGGCTGCTCAGCTAAAATATTTCTCCAATGCTTTAAAATGGAAAGCCAAACCAGAGAGACGTGGAAGAAAACGGAAGACTACCATTTGAATGGATGGAACAATAGCCAGAACGGCAAAGACTCCACCAATGATCAACTCCAGGGAGATCAGAGACGGTCTGAAGATACCTGTGAGTACTGTGACAATTAGAAAATGCTTGTGTGAGGCTAATCTATCGGCAAAAAGCCCGGGCAAAGTcccactgttaaaaaaaaaaagacgtgctGAAAAGGATACAATTTGCCAAAGAACATATCAACTGGCTAAAGGAGAAATAGAGAAACATTTTGTGGACTGATGAAAGTAAGATTGTTCTTTTTGGGTCCAAGGGCCGCAGGCGGTTTGTCAGATGACCCCCAAACACTGAATTCAAGCCACAGTGCACTCTGAAGACCGTAAAGCATGGTGGGGCTGTTTCTCTTATTAAGGTGTCAGGGATATTTATCACATACCAGGGATCACTGATCAATTTTCTTATATCAAAATACTTGAAGAGCAAATGCCCTTGAAACGGGTGTTTCGAAAAGACAAagaccccaaacacaccagtAAGCGAGCAGCATCTTGTTTCCAGACAAACAAAATTAAGATTATGGAGTGGCCAGCCCAATCCCTGGACCTTAATCCAATAGGAAACTTGTGGGGTGACATCAAAATGCTGCTTCTGAGGCAAAACCAAGAAATGCAGAGGAATTGTGGAATGTTGTCAAATCATCCTGGGCTGGCATACCTGTTTACAGGTGTCAGAAGTTGGTCGACTCCATGCAGCACAGATGTGAAGCAGTTCTCAAAAACGGTGGTTATACAACTAAATATTAGTTTAGTGATTCACAGGACTGCAAAatcttaatgttttttttttttcagtttattgagtAAATATTTGAGTTTGTAATGAAAAATGCAGACACTGCTATTTTTTTGAACAGCCCAATATcatgttttccttcattttctgtAAAGTAATTGAAACATTGATacttttttcttcatgttttaatgtaaaacaTAATGTGCAGTGTTGCCAATGAATAGAAAAAACATGATATATGGATTTTGAGCTTTActcacattttaaaacactaTTATTTTGAACACAACTGTATCTATTAATTTAAGAGggcaaattttattttatttttttaaattaccaaaGCAGATGCTCTACTGACagagaaaatataaatattttctaACGCGTGGAAAAGGCAGCTGTCTCTGACCTGCAGCCGCAGTGTGGCCTGGCTTTTCTTACTGCATCTCTGCACAAGTCGCGGCCCGATCTCTTTAGACCTGTGCTTTGATGTCGACCTAGCTTGAATCTTCGGTCCGAGGCTTCCATTAGCAGCCATCATATCCAGCTGACCTGAGGTAACAGAAACATCGCCACGGGAGGGCTTGGGGTTGTGCACTCTAGGGGACATTGCTGCTGCCATCGCACCATTTTTCCTTTCATCCTTAGTTTTCTGTCAGTCCACACAGAACAGGTTTAAGGCCCTCCGCTGATTTCACTGTACAAACTTTtacaaataatgaaataataataattactgattacttactTTGGCACCGTCACTTCCTGGTGGTTTCCTCTTACTGCAGTTGTCTGTTTGTTCCCTGACCTTTTGCAACAATCTGCTTTCTCCAGAAGCCGGTACAGTCTTCTCTGCCACTTGCTGGAGTTTCAACGCCAGCACGTCAGGGCTGGGTTTTACCGTCAAAGGGCCGGACACATTTGTGTGTGGCAACACTGCAAACACATCACATGGGAATAAAACCATGAAAGTCAGGCATGACAATGtgtcatttacattttaaagcttTCTACTAAAATCAGGAGTTTTAATAATCACCTAGAACACCATCAGCAACAAAGGGATGGTGCAAGAGGTCAGGCCAGGACAACCGTTTCTGGGGGTCTTTGGTCAACAAGCCTTTCAGGAAGCTCTGCAAAGAAATTATTAGACAGTAATAATATAGAAGACTGTGCATTAGGCAACGATTTGTGTTAGATTTGTCTCAAATGACCCCTTCAAGAGACTCATAATTGCAACATAATCTTTTACAGGCTTAAGCAAGGCTTAAAAATTTTCATCTAGCCTTTTTAGAATATATTGAAGATGTTGGCTTCAACCTAAATATAACACAAGGTGAGTAAAGTGTAGCTTTACTGTACCGTGCAAGTGCTGCTCATGGTTTCTGGCCATTTCACTTGGGCTTTCACAATGAGCTGCATTAGATTGAAGATGGAGTTCGTGTAGAACGGAGGCGCCCCCGTGTGGAGCTCATAAAGGATGCATGCCAAAGACCAGAGATCAGCAGTGTGGTCATATGGTTTCTCCTCCACCAGCTCAGGGGACATGTACAGCGGCGTTCCCTTGATAGAAGTCAGCACTAAGGTGGAGACGCTCATCGCTCTGGCAAACCTACAGCAAGACTGCATCATGTCATTTATTCTTTTAGAAACAATTAAAGCTTTCTTCTTATCAACATACTTCTATCAACATACCCAAAGTCGCAGAGCTTCACCACACCACTTTTTTCTAGCAGGATGTTTTCGGGTTTCATGTCACGGTGAAGAATGCGATGGGAATGTAAATAGTACAGAGCAGAGACCAGCTGGAGGGAGTTATATAGGGAGTTATAATGATCATCGGATTATGCAAAGACAATCAGTTGACAGCGACGTATTTGAGAGTTGAGAGAAATGTTAGAATACCTCTGTTTCTGTCTCAAAACTGTCAAAGAGCTGGACAATATTGGGATGCCGAAGGTCTCTCattatttcagtttctttttttagcaTTTGAAGGTCATTTTCAGAGCGGCCCAGCTTTGGCATGACTTTTAGAGCCACCACCTCATGGGACAAAGTTTAAGAGACAATGTGAAGCAGTGTCGTGTCGTTAAACAATCAGGAAACTAAACTCTGTCCCCGTCGATGCTTACCATACTGGTACCCTTTCTTCTTCCCTTGTAAACCCGTCCAAATGAGCCCTCTCTCACCGGCGACAAAACGTCATAGGAGTTCATTTCTGCGGCAGTTGGCTCCATTAGAGCCGACAAAAACCGTAAATTTCAAACTTTGACATCAATTAAACATACGTCTTCCCATTAATTCCCAGACAGGCTTTACAACAAATTATACTAATATCCCAGCTGCAAATATCAGTGCACTGCAAATCATCACACGCTATTTTAGAGACATAAAACTTGAAGTGGCTGGGTTTTACACAGGAATACTTTATAAACCGCCTATAAATCAAAGGCAGTAGATGCACATCATCTTGTTAGAAGACAATCCAGTTTGTCTGCAAAGATTGTTTAAAAATACACATAgctgcttcatttctgtactttaTGCATAACAAGTAACTGAGGCAATAAAACAGCTTGAAATCCTAACCAGCCCATTGCGTCACATTAAGTTAGAGATGTTAACACAAACGCCTTTATCCTCATTTATCTCTCATGGCCCTGGTGCTGTTCTTGGTTCCAGTGTCTCCATTGGCTTGATATTTAATTTTATCAGAGGTAGCTGGATGTGAGACAGGAACTCTAAATGACACATTAGCTTATGTTTAATGGTCTCTGGCTGAACTGGGTTTGTCTTTCCTGACTTTAAATGAGCCAGAGGACGCCTGATGCATGAGGGGTGTTGGTGTGGAGCCTTAGACTTGCTGTTGCTGATGTTGACTTATGTGAGTGTTTTAGTGTCAGAGACTTTGACAATTTAGAGGTGCATTTTAAAGAAGGTGAAGTGCTACCTACAAACTCAGTAAAGTTCTCCAAATGACCTGcagaaaagatttaaattaatgaTTTAGATCATTATTTGTATGTAGTATTGCTAGAATTTGgcttatttttaaaacatctttatTCATGTCAGATTAAAATTCTTTATGCTCATGTCAATCATACAACCTGAACAATTATAATTCAGACACATATCAAAAAGGAAATAGTAAAGATAGACAAATGGATCTAAAACATATCACATCTTATTACTCTCTATTTAAAGAGCTGTATTTGCCCTTATAAATAAGAACATGAAATTTAAACAATGTGAAGATACACCTGGTCATTATTTTGTGCTGTATCGGCTGCTTCTACAGCAAAGACTGACTGAGGTGGTAGAAACCCTATTTAGTGAGATTTACAGTCTTGGCAGTGCAACTGGGTTTAGAAATCAAGAACTGTCAAGTAGCATGGGGTAGTCCTACTATAAAGTGAGTGAAATAATCATTATTTCATATCTAACACGTCACAGACCTGTCAAATAGCTATAGTGACAATGGATGCTAGAGTTCAGCAGGAGTGTCCAGAAAGTGATGTGACACGAGTGTCGACTATAATGAAGGATGCAAAATGGTGTAAAATGACATACTGATCAAAGTAAGTCGCATCTACCAGCTACCAGACTTGGCAAACAAGACAAACTCAGACGggacaaaacacagacaaaaaaatctgtGCTCAGacaacacacattttttttcttacattttgtGCTTTAATACACAacagaagaaacaaaaatgaacatttaaactgaAATTACACAAACAATGAATATAAACATTCTGATATTATACcactgaaatgaaagaaattattttttaattcctaAACAATAACATAAACATTCACAATACAAACTCTCCGGAACAATATTTTCAAATTGTTTTAAGgaaccatttaaaaaatatgtcaAATTATTAATTAAAGGGGTAGAAAAACACGTATTAGaagttattcacaaaaaacTATTCATAATATCAATTTTAACTTTGCCCATTTTTGTATCGCTTGCCTGTATTCAGTCTAGTTTGTTATATAGCTGAATTTCTATGTCAGAAGTCAGATGATGGCTCCCAAAAGTATCTGATTGAAGTGCAACTTGCAAAAGGACATTTAAGCAAAAGTTAGTGGAGGTGTATTTATACATTTGAGCTCGTATGTATAATTTTGATCCCATGCGGGTGagaaaaaatccaaataaattcaaacttgtgcactcAATTCTTGTTTTAAAAGTTATTAAAGATGCACCCTATACAGTCATTccaaaaaagaaaccaaaaaaaaaaaagaacaaatcattaaaagcccaaaatgACCACGACATTCATGTCCATGATGACTggatgtaaacttctgaccacaatcTTTATATACTTGGTGCAAATCTTTCAATCCATATAATTCTGTATGATAGTAGGAAACACAAGGAGGGTAACTCTGCACAAAGCACATTAAATGGACACTGACTTTTCAGTTTTCAACCTCTAAGCtctgtttttatgcttttattttagttataattataatttatgattaaactattaaatgaactgaaaatgcATTTGAGACCATCATTCTCTGCTTTACTTCAATTACTAAAATCACCTTGGGCTcagacaaacaggcagacaACTTGCAACGGCTTGACATTTATTAACCAAAACATTGAAGAAAATAATCAAAGCTTGACCAATCATGAAAGAGATTAACCTAATATGTTCTGTCTCATTTGGAATGAGTGAACCCATTGCAATCCCAGTTCATCTCAGGTGAAATCAATAATAAAGACATTGATATTCATGGAAATGTAATGCATGTGCAATATAAAAACAGgaacaacacattttttaaaaaactgtctcaggttttatttcaaAAATACCTAACGTACAATAAAAGCTGTTAACAGACAGTATTCACTTAAAAATTAACTTTCAGCAAACATCTCACACCCAGAGCATATCGACCAGAGGAGGGACATCCTCGGTTCATAATCTCTTTAAACAAACAGCAGGCATAAAATGAATATATTTAAAGGCATAGCGAAGACACAAATTTACACAAAATTCGGTTTTACTATCAGAAGTTCAATCTGAGCATGCTTACAAAGCACGCCGATTGGCTACAAAGCCACATTCAACTATCCTCTTGATTTAGGTCACTAATGAGTCCTTTTGACAGCCATGCCATCATATGTAACTAACACGAAACGCAGAAATACAGCCGTGTCTCGTCTCTGTATATTTTGTCGACCACAGTTTAGACAAACCAGAGCgcaaaacatttacaaaaaaaccccaaatcctATTTCTTTATCTGAAGATAACAGCTTATATTAATGGAAACTGTAACGTACCTGAAGacataacagaaaacataaatTTGTAACATGTAATCTGGTGGTGTCTGTTTGAAGGCAACACTGATGAACAAgtaataaaaaactaaacagtgaCTACAGTAAATGTTCTGTAGTTGTGGTGAAACAACAATACTACTGTGGTTTTAGACAGGTcctttaaaagtttatttctgaGTCCATAAATAGCTTTACTGTGTAAGGCACTGACTTTTACACTATTATGGACATCAGTTACAATGAACCCAAACCTCGTGCTCCTACAGTATTTTGATAGAAGTCCACTTGTGCCTTTGCTGCCTTAATGTGCCTCTGGGATCACAGTAAAAAGTGTCGAGAGCCTCTCACTTTGAACCTACAGCGGCCTGAGACAGAAAACATAATTAGCTAAACAACACTGAGATTTAGGAGAACAAACAGAGACAGATGTATCATGTCTTTACCTTTCCTCGCCACAGTCCTCTTCTACCCAGGCCACTATTTTTCCTTCCCAACCTGGAACAATTGCTTCATCCAGGAATACCTGCAGGCAAGAGTAAAGACTAATTACCTTGAAGTACGAGAACTTCTAGGATTATTTAGCATATTAGGTAATAATAGCAAACTCTCAGCAGTGTGCACCAGATTTAATTTTATACTTGTGCTGCTTTTTCTCACCTCTTCTTTCACAGTGCCAAACTCTGGGTCCAGGGCTTTAAAGTGGTACCTGTAGTTTCCCTCTCGATCAACAGCTGCCTTAACATCCTTGAGAGTCACCTCACCCAGCCTGGACAACACGTGCAAAGACACTGTGTCACACTAATTataattttctattttcttgGCCTGACCTGACAGTTTACTACACTAAGGCATATGGGAATTGGAAAGGGCAGGTGATTGGATACGTTGTCTATCTACCATTGCCTACCACAGGCTGATTTCACAAAATCAGATCAACAAACCTTAGAGTACGCCGAATAGAGATAATAAGTCACAGGCATAGACTGTATACAGAAGATGGAAGCAGCTatattttttaagcattttgAAAAGTATCTTGTTTGTTGTCAATATGATGTGGCATATAAAAAGTGTGAAACTAATGATTGAAATCATAAACTCATTAGGAAAGTGTTTCCTGAGGTCATAGATCAAAGGAGGGGTCTGTGTTCTCAGACTTCTACACAATCAAACTTCTTTTCTAACCATGCCTCCTGTTGGCCATTAGAAAGATTGCAGGTTTATGACACTATAGAGACCCAAAACAGccatcttttaaatacagtctaAGGTGTGAAGCGCTTCAGTCAGTGTAGCTAGCATTACAGTTAGTATATTCTTTCAATTGTTGCTGTGTAAGATTATTACACTCgtctatacacacacaaacctctTCGGTATATTGATCATTGAAGGCGTTGGGGATTTTCCAGTAAAATAAAGGATTTTTGTGGAGGAAGATGAACCACCGTGGGACTGACAATTCTCTATaacaaaacaacaagaacacaatCAGTAAAATGATTACAGTGTATGGCTGTGAAGCTGGGACACACTAAAGGCTCTTACTTGTGGAAGACAACGAGTCCAAATCTCCGTGTTGGCCTTTGCATCTCGGAGATTTCCCCCTTCCCTGGATAAAattaccaaaaacaaaaaacaaaaaccctctTTGAATCTTCAATAAAAATTCAGGGTAAAAATCAGATTTTAAAGTGATCATCAGCTGATAGTTTAACAAGTCAGGAGCTACTTTTAGTTACAGCAGACTCACCAATCGACTCATGTGACACCAAACAGTTTGGGCTTTTAACCCACAAGGCACAGGTACTAACTAAACTCATAAATCTAATTTATCAGGTGTTCTGTGAATGCATGGTATTTGTACCCTCTGCGTGTGCAGAACATGAAGCCTGTCAATGAGTGATACAATGCCCTGCTCCAGGGTGTCCAGTGTATGGTGCTGCGGGTCGTGGTCTCTGAAGTTGTTCCTCAAACTCCGAAGTGCATCTCTAAGCAGCTGAACTTCTTCTGCCTGCTGACagagcacaaacaaacaaaccgaGCTAAAccccaaatttaaaatgaaaaacagcctCATGCTTGTTTACACTGCTATTTCTGCATATATTCGACGTTTGTTATATCACACAAACTCTATTTTGAAACATAGTGCCTTCTGGGTAATCATTTGATCAGCAGTGATCAATGCTCAAACGATCTTATCACATTATCTCAGCATTTCAAAGAACTTGCTGGTCTAAAATTTAGAATACGGGTTATGAAATTTCAAGTGTTAAGCAATCAGCCAAAATACTGAGAAGTCTTATTGACAGAAAAAATATTTACGCCAGACACAGAAGGAGCAGGATTTCCAGGGTAAGAACAGCCATTATTTTCTGCACTGGTGGGAatctgaaaaaaagaggaataatCAGCTGTTTATTGCAACTCTGAACTTATGTTTGAGGCAGACAGAACATAAAATCATCCTGATGAAAGGATCGATGTAGAAAAATACTACCTGTTGTGGATCTCTGCTCATCAGCTCCTGCAGCGTGCTGTTTTTATGCTCCAACTCTCTTTGTAGTTCATTCTGCCAAATCATGAATTAATGTAATCAATGCGATGTAGTGCTTGCAGGCAATCATTGACAGAGCCCTGAATAAACGGTGATAACCACAAAGACTTCTTAATACATGTTCTTTAAACTAAGAATGTGTAAGTATTTTATGACCCCAGGAAGCCAGAAGATGGGACATCACAGTAATTCTTATCCGGAGTGAACTCAGTCACAGCAAGAGCGTAAAGCTGTAGTCTTCAACACTTCTGTTTCCAACTTGATAGATCAGTTCGATATTCAACAAGCATGACCACAATGCCTAAGAGCACCCTCTTGGCTAACCTCAAGCATGTCAACGTTGACACCATGTTTAACAACTAATCTCCAGGAGAATCAGTTTCACAACCTAGATATGTGACAGTGTGATAAACTGAGAGAAACTTTTCTGCAAACACCATCTTTAATTTCATTCAACATGATCGTTTGCTtcaatatattaaaaatcaAGTAGTATTACCTTGATGAATCGTACAGATTaaactgtgatgtttgatgTTATAAGTATACAAATGATATGAAGAGTACAAATATGTATGTACTGTTTAAACCTCAAGCAGATCAGTCCAAGGACGTCACACATCACTGGCACCTCCTTTGAAGGACAAACATTTGTGATTGGCCAAATGCAAATGTTTGTCCTTCAAAGGAGGTGTTTTGCATGCATCTccaaaacatataaaaatgtaaccaaagaaaaaaaaacaaaaaaacaccagcaCTGTGTGTGAAACTTTAAATTCCTTTTTGTAACAATAACTAGAAGGTTTTCAGTACTGCCCTCCTGCCTGGCAATCTCTATAAAGATACAGACACATCTGATTTCTTCACCACGGCTCAGCACCTGGCTCAGAAACACACCAACAGTAGGCAGCCTTCTTGTCCAATAACTCCAAACTCACCACTCACCATTTGcctgctgcttttctttgtcTCAAAGCTTATGTCATGCCATCATATACGCACCTCTGAGACAGTGAAACTGCAAATGTTTCAtaaatcagttatggttcctTTGATTGCTCATCCATTACTCGGCTAACTGCAGCAATATTAGAGCTATACGTGCAAACAAGCCCTGACTCTCCAGGTAATCTAACGGTTGTCGCTTCTCtgactgctccagtctgcatgccttgGTATACTTGGTCAAAATACTGAAATCTAAGATGcgttcatcagagtgtgaatgctAGACAGAAAGTCTTGTTACCTTATTTTAAGTTAAAGAAACCTCAGGAGGAAATTTAAGTTACTTAAGGATGAGTTTATAGATCTACTTAAGACGACTTCCTATCTAAAGCTATGTTTCAGGGCAGTGGTTTAATTGACATGTGGTTAAAAAGACTGATTAATACTTCTCCATTAATCAAGACATCTTgtcaacagagagagagagagagagagagagagaaagagagagcgaacTTC from Oreochromis niloticus isolate F11D_XX linkage group LG10, O_niloticus_UMD_NMBU, whole genome shotgun sequence includes the following:
- the LOC102078184 gene encoding serine/threonine-protein kinase 36 translates to MEPTAAEMNSYDVLSPVREGSFGRVYKGRRKGTSMVVALKVMPKLGRSENDLQMLKKETEIMRDLRHPNIVQLFDSFETETELVSALYYLHSHRILHRDMKPENILLEKSGVVKLCDFGFARAMSVSTLVLTSIKGTPLYMSPELVEEKPYDHTADLWSLACILYELHTGAPPFYTNSIFNLMQLIVKAQVKWPETMSSTCTSFLKGLLTKDPQKRLSWPDLLHHPFVADGVLVLPHTNVSGPLTVKPSPDVLALKLQQVAEKTVPASGESRLLQKVREQTDNCSKRKPPGSDGAKKTKDERKNGAMAAAMSPRVHNPKPSRGDVSVTSGQLDMMAANGSLGPKIQARSTSKHRSKEIGPRLVQRCSKKSQATLRLQDVNNKEYWENLAQLSDPSRQKREILDYSVVIPQIKSKIQAFKAQLKGGVVKEVQQIQQPVRVLHNLLVIAEVEKLNHVGLELGLPRVLFGLIQDTVGSSDFIKHQQSIPVLQEMITVVLIYWEKNCAWVRQEQSLEEFTMSFKTILSQPSLSRLVPLAACVLSLFTQHNVDVEVDVEHLISLLKTLVLDPCEPHISPPSGWGLCDGLLSLFLDALNEHENGPLPSGLNPVFFLNLWKKIGASLEGATSDSDFCSANGLYSFLSALLFAFCKDAYLCIPLFCDDGSECVYALGRLLGTDCLNLFAKDNPGRPRVDLDHNTLSTLSCHLLCFPFALDLPPHTLSTVLQLYDSCGIVTSLLQVIETIPLQLLELPLSLLSRMLLCDPHRSIDHLTKAASSFFSPSWDDQLPASSHQSPPTRTPSSLLPELLQLEILWEAAVELLTLLSRIARCPSCPLQLYVETSVLQHALAHSYEQIRAATCRFLGNLDPFRPLTQCALQPDIFKAMINSLNDSCVPVRQVACRAVGNWLGYIAAGLHMDKPSEKGIYRESWCIENQQNKQRYSDIEAASDLETIREQRMEEEVERRWTHEARRTVAMLVSLICDPDALTRRHCCAALGNLLNVDGAISLLLEENVPGLLLRTACTDSHSAVRKAAIGSLYLYSQQDAMRQVLMSLDASKKLDQASHHAPPQCDYQRLIGQLTPPEESAA